From the genome of Anopheles funestus chromosome 2RL, idAnoFuneDA-416_04, whole genome shotgun sequence:
TTCGCCCAAAAGGAAGTGTCCAAAACCGTTCGTTGATTAAGTTCCTCGTTGCAGCAAAACTTCATCACGTCTCTAATAGACGGGTGAAGGAAGTGCAAAGTTGCGTCGTCATAAATCACCTGGACAAATGTGGTTTCAGCATCATCATGACCCTAGCGTAACAAACTCGCGCCGTGAAGTTGTTGAacagaaagcaaacaacaacagcaaaaaagcgCACCGAAGCACAAAACGTGTTCTTGTTGCGGATCGAACGGTTTAGAACTTGACCGGATGTGAACGTGGTGTTTGCATGCGTGAACGGAAAAGTCTGGAAAATTCTGCACTTATCGTggtgcacttttttttgcacggcGCCGGAGTAGGTGGCTTAAGTGGTTCTGTGATTCCGCCACGCCAGAGCATGCGGCGTATTATTTGACCTTTCTTGTGACCACCGCTTCACAAACCGCGCCTCAGTTTGTAAAGGTGTTTCACAGCTGTTGCGTTACAAACTGACCGTTTTTTTGCCAGGTGGTTGCACATTCAGCGGGCAGAACtgaagggaaggaaaagcaaCGCAGAAACCGTACGCCCCAAAAGCTAGCAAAGAAATATCCGAAACGCCAAACCAACTCTAACACGCTCACTTTCGTTTCGGTGGGAACGAACAAATTCGTACACCATGGAAATCGACCACCCAACCTTGGGCGTCGGAAGCATTTCCATACCCTTGAGGTTCGTTTGTTTCTGTATTGTTGGCACGCAGTATCGATGCAACGCCTTCAAGAAGGTtaattcttttccatttcaatgggcagttgtttttaaatgttggaCGAAATGTTTCCAAAGCGATGGTCATTTTTTCGCTTCTCAGCGGTAGTAACAGGTTAAGGCCAATCTCCGGATTTACTTCTGTAACCACCCTCCGAAAGAATGGTTGGGAAGGAAGCCACATCGTGAAACAGCACTGCCATTATTGACTCTATCCGGTCTGTACCTCGTGAAAGATACGGCTTTACGCACGTTACACTCCGCTCTGgtgatattatttaatttatctgAAACAATTAAATAGTTTTCACCAGCACTAGGGGGTGGGAGTGAAAGTTCCTCCCATTACTTTTGAAACTGATTATCATAAAATTGTCGTGGaagcctttttctttttacgtaactttgctttaatttatttgtttacgtGGCCACACAGACACTGACCAATGGGAAGTTAACCCCCGTGCAGATAAATAATGATGAACTGCGAAAAAACAGTGCTTTAGAAACTCTCCGAAGCATCGCGTTGCTTATCAATCAGTTAGAAAATTCATAGAATTGGAGCTGCAGCAGAGATGGaagttaaataattaattggaGGAAGTGcagttaaaaaattcaatggTTTATCGTGtggaacacttttttttctttctttttttttttgcaatttatctACTCATAAACTCATCCTCCTAATTACTGGAGCAGCTCATGCCACATTTATATTAAACCATTAGTTCGCCCAAATATATGTTTGCCGatgataacaaaaagaaaagtcgATCGAAGCCACGATCGGTAACAATTACAGAGCTAAATCAGATgaagatattttaaaacatttcaagaCCAAATTTGAATTCCGCAATAACATGTGACACTAGCCCAACATAATTGTTCTCATGGAAGATTTCgcataagcgacgaacctctacgaagtgaaggaaaattaatgTTCCTTTTCGCTTCTTATAAATCAGATTGTTTCTACCCTTCTTTCTTGTTCTTCCCCTTTGCAGATCTAGTAAAGAAAACGCCCGTACAGTCATGGTACACAGGAAAAACGATCTTCGTTACTGGTGGCTCCGGTTTCATGGGCAAGGTAATAATGCCCCCCCCAACTAATCCTCCAAAGAAGACTCATTAcgttcattaattttaaaccagGTGCTGCTAGAAAAACTGCTCTACTCCTGCTCGGATCTCGAGCGCATCTACGTCCTGATGCGACCGAAGCGCGGTAAATCGCCTCAAACGCGCATTGACGATTGGTTGAAATTACCGGTAAGTAGCAAACAATACCGCAGTCTCCTTTACAAAGAAGATAAAGATCGTTAGATAATACCGGGAGGGTTACTTAGGGGGCACGGATGGCAGCCACGGGGGCAGTAGGATTGCGTTGATGGTTTAATTCAACCGTGCCGCCTCTTGACGTCAATGGCGTCTAAGTAATCACGATCAACACTTGGCTACAACATCCCCCGCTGAGTCTGAAGGGCAAAAGGGTAGAACTGAAAGATCACTatacagcagaaaaaaaaatcaaacactctCCATCAtgtacatcatcatcaacaagtATGGTACCATCTGTACCATCTGTATCTCAAAACCGTTCGTACGAAAGCCATCCTGCCATGACGGTTCAATTGCTGTTTGATGAAGAATAATTGGAGCCGTACtcgcgtacacacacaccagctCAATTAAGATCACCTTCAGGATTAATatgtttgtgtagaattttggagcggaaaaaaataaggaattttgagattaattaaagcaaaaaatatatcatcTCTTCGTTTCTGGTGCAGGTTTTCAAGCGTATCCGTGAGGAAAAGCCGGAAGTGTACAAAAAGCTCGTACCGGTACCGGGTGATGTGACGAGCGATAAGCTCGGCATTAGCGCGGAACACGAAAAGTTGCTGATCGAGACGGCAGAGATTGTGTTTCACTGTGCGGCCACACTGAAGCTCGAGGCGAGACTGAAGGATGCGATCGAGATGAACACGATCGGGACGAAGCGTATCCTCGATCTTTGTCTGCAGATGAAGCGCTTGACGGCATTGCTACACCTGTCCACTGCGTTCTGTTACTGCGATAAGGTACGAATtctaaaattatgaaaatatcTAAGATTAATGTTAATTACTATTTGTGAATCATTAGGAAGTACTCACCGAGAAGGTGCACGACTTCCATCACAATCCGTACGATCTGATGCGTACCGTGGAGTGGATGGATGAGAAGGCGCTAGACATGATCACACCGAACTTGCTGACGCCGCATCCGAACACCTATACCTACTCGAAGCGTTTGGCCGAAATGATGGTACGCGACTCCTATTCCAATATGCGCGTTTGCATCGTACGGCCTAGTATTGGTGAGTTGTGTACTGCAATAAGGCGTCGATCGTCATGCCGCGCATCCTGACGGATCCTTATTCTATGTATCTTCCCAGTTTGCCCAGCAAATGCGGAACCGGTCGAGGGATGGGTAGACAGTTTGAACGGTCCCGTCGGTATAATGGTTGCTGGTGGTAAAGGCATTATTCGATCGATGCTGTGCAATGGTGAATACAACGCGGAAGTCATCCCCGTTGACATAGCCATCAATGGGCTTATCACGATCGCGTACACCTTGGGTCAAATGGAGGAAATGTAAGTCTCAATTGGAGGAAATGCGGTCTCAAATTTAGCTCTCATCCTAAACGTAACAATTCCAACAGGCCGAAAGAAATTCCGGTGTACAACATAACGTGCCGTGAGACAAAGCGAACCACCTGGAAGGAGGTGTTGGATCTGGGCAAAGCGACCGCTTACGAGTATCCGTTCGAAGCCGGTGTCTGGTATCCGGACGGTGACATTACGATGAACAAAACGTATCACACGATCTGCGTCATGCTGTTCCACTGGTTGCCCGCTTACTTTATTGACTTCTTAATGTTCTGCTTTGGCCAGAAGCGATTGTAAGTAGCACGAGGAATACTTTTACGAAGAATCTCTTTTTAATCTTTCCACTTTCCCTCATTTTCCAGCATGTGCCGCATACAGAACATGGTCTCGGAGGGGCTTAGTTTGCTGCAGTTCTTCACCACCCGGCAGTGGGACTTTAAATCGCAACAGTATCAAGCGATTGCGAAACATCTCACACCGGAAGATAACGTTATCTTCACGATGGATGTGGACGCGATCAACACGAAGGACTATCTGCGGCGGATCATACTCGGTGGCCGTCAGTTCTGCATGAAGGAACCACTGTCGACGCTACCGAAGGCTCGCATTCAGCTTAAGTTCCTGTACGTGCTGGACAAAGTAGCGAAAGCGTTTATGCTCTATCTGATGCTGTGGCTTTTCCTAACGCTCACCGGATTGAAGGCACCGGTCTATGAAATGTTCGGATGGGCGTAATCACATATGCCATTCGGTTCACATGAAGTGAAAATGCTCAGCTGGGAATGGTATAAATTTGTTTGGCGTGACTAACAATAGTCCCACTTgcagtgtgtttttgtttgatattatGTTTCCCttcgttcttttgtttttgtttgtggcaaAGCAATTAAcgcaataaaataagaaataaattgataaCGACATTAATTCATGCTGTTCTTCTTCATTCTCCGGGTGATCCGGGAAAACTCTCCGGGTGATTAATAGCCAACTAGGAGTTGACTTGTCTAATGGACAATTCGAATTCAAAGGACTTAAAATCTACGTGAGCAAGATCAGAATCTCTTCTCTAAGGTCGATTTCAACCCTTATATTAAGGATGTCCTCTTTTCACAGTACAATGACCTCATAATTTTGGAGATCTTTATACATCCTGACTGATCTGGTATACGGTCCAGGATCTGGAAGATCCCGTTGGTGTAAATTGGTAACGGGTGATATTGCAGGCTAAGACCTCCTGAGGTTGTAGTACTACAAAAGAAGACTGAGAGGGTTGATGGCGTAGATGTGATCACCAAAGATGCTGG
Proteins encoded in this window:
- the LOC125766480 gene encoding putative fatty acyl-CoA reductase CG5065 produces the protein MKDLVKKTPVQSWYTGKTIFVTGGSGFMGKVLLEKLLYSCSDLERIYVLMRPKRGKSPQTRIDDWLKLPVFKRIREEKPEVYKKLVPVPGDVTSDKLGISAEHEKLLIETAEIVFHCAATLKLEARLKDAIEMNTIGTKRILDLCLQMKRLTALLHLSTAFCYCDKEVLTEKVHDFHHNPYDLMRTVEWMDEKALDMITPNLLTPHPNTYTYSKRLAEMMVRDSYSNMRVCIVRPSIVCPANAEPVEGWVDSLNGPVGIMVAGGKGIIRSMLCNGEYNAEVIPVDIAINGLITIAYTLGQMEEMPKEIPVYNITCRETKRTTWKEVLDLGKATAYEYPFEAGVWYPDGDITMNKTYHTICVMLFHWLPAYFIDFLMFCFGQKRFMCRIQNMVSEGLSLLQFFTTRQWDFKSQQYQAIAKHLTPEDNVIFTMDVDAINTKDYLRRIILGGRQFCMKEPLSTLPKARIQLKFLYVLDKVAKAFMLYLMLWLFLTLTGLKAPVYEMFGWA